The nucleotide window CATTTACTACATTCATAGGGTTTCTCCCCTGTATGGATTCTCTGGTGCACACGAAGCTGCATTTTGAGAGAGAACATTCTCCCACATTCATTACATTtatagggtttctctcctgtgTGAACTACCTGATGCGTACGGAAGTGGTCCTTGCGGTAGAAAGATTTCCCACATTCCTGACATTCAAAGGGTTTTTCCCTTGTATGAATTCTTAGGTGTATAATGAGATTCCCCTTCATATAGAAAGCTTTCCCACACTCATTACATCCATAGGGCCGCTCCCCTTTGTGAATCCTCTTATGTACTCTGAAGCTGGAATCATCAGCAAATCCTTTGCCACACTCATTACATTTGTACGGTTTCTCCCCTGTGTGGGTTCTCTGATGTGCCTTGAGGTGTGGCTTTTGGGAAAAGGCTTTCCCGCAGTCCGTACATTCAAAGGGTTTCTCCTTTGTGTGAATTCTCTGATGTGTTCTGAGGTGTGCCTTCTGGGAGAAGGTTTTCCCGCATTCACGACACTTATGAGGCTTGTCCCCTGTGTGGATTTTCTGATGTGTTCTAAAGGCAGAACTCCTTGAGAGCACTTTCCCACATTCATTACACTGATAGAGTCTCTTCTCTGTACCATCCATCTGGTGCTCTTTGTGAGCAGAATTCTTAAAATATTCTCTACATGGACTGTCTTCATGTTTCTGTGTGGTGTGGCTTTCTAGCTGCTCACTGGCATCTGACTTCCAGCAAAAAGATTTTCCACATTTATGACATTCATTGAATTTGGTCCACAGAGGAGTTCTACCACGTGACTTCCAACCAAAGGAATCCCGTTGTTCCTTACATCCGTCAGGCTTCTTCCCTGAGTGGATCCTCTGGTGTTGTACGTGCTGTTCATTCTGATACTCTGGTGTCCTACATTCACCACATTCTAAGGACTTCTGTCCTGTATCACTTTGCTGATGTACACTGAGCACTGACTGTTTGTTGCAGAAATATGTATCTAATTCATATCTGTAGAGTTTCTCTTTTAGGTGAATTTCTTGATGTactgtttaaaagaaaacaaatattttagaTACTCTTGTAGCATACAACATTAACAACAATCATTCATTTACAATTTTTAAGAATAAGAAAAATTCCATCAAGTCAAATCATTTAAACCACAGTAGAACTAGTCTctgtaaggttttcaatggctttcTTAGCAATAATTCACCAAATTTTTATTTCTAGGTGTATCCAAACCACATTTGGCTAAAAGCTGAGCAAGTTGACCACTTGTACCACAGGACTTCATTTTAAATGAAAGACAACCAAAAATACCAGCAGTCCCAGGACTGCAAATATGTCCTATACCTAATTATGCTATGTCAAATTTGAACATTCAAGGCAAAACAGGTATGGCTTGTATATAGTCAATCAGTCATACATCTGTCTTATATACcattatatatacatgcatgcaaAAATGGAGCTCTGGTGACTTTGGGGGTTAggtatggggctgctaaccataagatcaatggttcaaacaaacaagctgctctactggagaaagatgatgttgtctgtttccataaagatttatagtcttgaaaaccttATATTTTGTAATGATGAGCCAGAATTGGTTCAATGCCAGTGATAAATTAATGCATTAAAAACAAATAGAAGAAACACTGCCAAATACACTAAAATGCCttcaataataatagtaataatttaataataataataaagtaaaaagtCATCACTTATGAGGGGGCCTTcagaaaattcatagaaaaatgaaattaagataatggaatttttccacaaactttttgaagccccctcatgtaaTTTGTAGAATTCTCATATAAAAGCTTTACAGGCATTTCTTCATAGTAACAAACTGCACATACGCTGGATGTTCATACCCTAGGAACAGTCTAGTATAGAAAACAGCACACAAAAGGGTAAACTCTAATTTTCAAAACCTTAACAAATCTATGAACAAAGAACCAATTTGATAACAAGTATTTATGAGCATTTCAAAATATCAACTGCCATTTAAGTCACTACTCTGTATCCAGGCTACTCATAGGATcagaacattgacagggagctagcagatgTTCccgctgaattcagaagaggacatggagccagcgctatcactgctgatgccagatggatcttggctgagagcagagaatatcagaaaaaagtTTACTTGGCTTTTATTGGATCATGGCAAACTatggatacccttgagaagaaaggaaattctGAACACTCCATCGTGCTCATGTGGAGCCTGCGCAGAGACCAAGAGCcagcattcaaacagaacaagagaacagaACTGCAGGGTTAAAATCAAGAAGGGTGTGCAACAGGGTGGTgtcctctcactgtacttattcaatgtgtgtgctgagaaaatcttCAGAGAAGCCGGATTATGTGCACAAGACTGTGGCCtctagattggaggaaggcttattaaccacccacAGCACACAGATGGCACAAGCTTCCTTGCTGAACGCGAGAAGGATTCAAAGCACCTGGTGATGAACAGAAatgatcgcagccttcagtaccgattacaactcaatgtaaagaagcgcaaagaccctcacaactggaccaacaggtaacctcatgataaagagagaaatgATTAAAGTTGCTATGaccttcatcttgcttggatccagtcaACACTCAGGAAAGCAGTAGTACCAAATGATGCACTGCATCAGGAAAATCTGTTGCACGCGATGTCTTGAGAGTATTGAGAGACAAGGCTGTTACTTAGAGGACTTTGGTGCACTTGAAACCGGTCAtgcctcatatatatatgaaagttggatattgaataaggaagactgccgaagaatcgatgtatttgaattagggatctggcaaagaatactgaattactatggactgccaaaagaacaaacaaatctgtcttggaagaagtaccgtcagagtgcgccttagaggcaaggatagcaagatttcATGTTACGTACTTTGAACTTgcattcaggagagaccagtccctaaggacagcatgcttggtaaagtggaagggcagcaaaaaagaggaaggccctcaaccagatggattgacacagtggctggaacaatagtCTCGGGAATGGacacaattgtgtggatggcacagggccgggcagtgttttattctgttgtcactatgagtcaaaacctgcacgatggcacctaacaacaacgccgCAATCATTAGCTCCCTGCTCCTGCTAAAAACTGATATATTTAGAAAAAGCATTGTTATAAAGTCACAGAAGCCTTTATTCCACAGAAATATCAGACGGCAGCGATTATTTCTTGGCATATCGTTCACACAGTCTGTGCCATACTGACGTTCCTCCAAGACTTCTGCGTGCTTTGATTGACATGTCAAAATGGCAGCTCTGGCATCCTCCAAGGATTTAAATTGTGCTCCTTTTAAATGTCTTCGAGTTTCGGGaacaaagaagtctgaaagggcaaggtcatggctgtagtccttgctacccttgaagaagatTGTCATGCTGGAAACAATGCCTCGATGCAGCGTTAACCCTTTTTCTCAACAATTCCATGTTTAATTTTCTTACAATTTCTTCATAGTAAGCCACCTGCTTACCCTTTACCCTTCAAGAAAATATCAAGATTGCCTCTTTGGAATCCCAAAACACAGCTGTCACGACTTTCCGAGCTGActataactggcccagcagattcccTCAGAAGCCCTCAGAAGCCAATGTCTGAGTTGGCCCtttcggtttgtttgtttttaacggtACCTCTTGAGACTAAGACAGTgttttactgagagaacttgtctgtagctaTCTATTGATCAGAGAGATGCCATTCAATGAACGGTGCACGTATGAACCGAACCTACTAGCAATCTTTCCTCATGTTTGCACCGGAGTTCACCATAGAACACACAGCTACTTCAAAATTGCAAGGTCAGTGAATATAATCTATTATCTTCATAGTCTGAAGAACTAAACCTACAGGCTGACATTAATTGACAACAGAAGAGAATTTGGGAAACTGGAGCATCCACTCAATGTGAAAACTCTCACCAAGTAGGACGGGGAACACTGAACTCAATGAAGTACTCTACAGAAGGCATTCCGTTTACATCACAGCACCAGGGAAAATAAAGAGCTGTCACTCTGACCACTCGTTCTCGACACTCTAGTCAGCCCACAGTGCAATGAGCAAGACAGAGAAATAAACGACACAGGGAGAGGGAAGACAGAGAATTGGAAAGAGCTCTAGAAAAGCTCTGAAAACTCCTTCACACTTCTCCAAGGCTACAAACACAAAGTCAAGGTTTCAGGTAAATCAGGTGCCTGGGCGACCGCAACGAGTAACTGAAGATTGGAAACAACAGAAATAGTAGCGTGTAAAATAACAGTACACCAAAATGAGACATAAAtgcaataaaaatatatgtacgaTGCAGAAGAAGTTGAAAGGCCAAACCACGGTAAAAGGAAGTCTCCCCAATTCGATCTACATATTCTTCCAAATTCAAATTGAAATCCCAGTAAGTTTTTTGTAACTAttgatatatataaaatcatgttattggtggctcttacagctttgaTCACAATTCacgcatatatccattgtgtcaagctcatttgtacattatgCTGCCattaccattttcaaaacattttctttctacttgagcccttggtatcagctcattgccccctcccccacactccctccctcatgaactcttgaacattaataattttttttatgtcttacactgactgctgtttcccttcactcactcttctgttgtccatcccctgggagggagtcatacattgatcattgtgattggtttccctcttcctctccccaccttccccttcccctcctggaatcgctactctcattattagtcctgaggcgttatcagtcctggattccctgtattgtgagctcttatctgtaccaatgcacatgtctggtctccctggatttgtaaggtagaattggggtcaagatagtgagtggggagagagaagcattaaagaactagaggaaagttgtgtgtttcattggtgctatactgcaccctgactgactcatctcttcctttgaaccttctgaaaggggatgtccaattgtctacagatgataagcaatgttttaaaactgacatAAGATGAGAACTTATATTGGAGGACTGCTGGCACCTGGTTTCAATAATTAACATAAAGTAAACTCATCAATGCAATATGGTACTGGTAGAAGTAAAGATACATAGTTCAATGAAAATTACATAGATGCTAGAAATAAGATAAGCAAATACAGGCAGGCCATTTTTTTTAAGCATAAAGAAAATTCAAAGGATTGCCTTTCAAAAAATGGACTGAAATACCTGGATATTTATCTCTATTTTTAATTCATCTAGACACACATATTACATTATACAAATGTAAATTTTAAAGGGATCAAAGCATGGAAGAGATCTGTAATGTGCTGAGTTTGGCAACAACTTTTAGGCAAGCAAAATTAAAGGGCCATAAAAACActaataaaaattattaaaatgtggATTTTATCAAAATTATAAAATTCTCCCTCACAAAAGACACACTTgatcaaaaatataaaaaatgttttgttgattcctgggtttttttggtacgcttttctgtatatgaaatccaggatgaataaatctagtaactggattaacagcTCCTTCCGGGCATGGCaggagagggtagggggaaatgaggagctaacaccgagtgcaggaagagCGTGTTCTGAAACTGGCTGTGGGGATGATAGCACAACTCTTTTTACTAGGACTGAATCATTAAAGTGTCTGgcatgtgaaatatatgccaataaaactttttaaaagttcaaGTTGTAGATCTGATTAAAGGAGCCCTAATGGCACagtcaagagccctggtggttcattggttacacactgggctgcgatcccgtggccagcagttcaaaaccaccagcaactccatggaagaaagactacagactttctactcctgttagcaGACACCATctaggaaccccacaggggcactgtgagtcagcaaaaTTCACCTGCTAATCAAGTAGTCATCAAGTGGTcacacccactagctgctctgctggaggagAATAGGGTAGACAAGTCTGTGGAGAGTTACACTTCGCAAACCCAGCGTTGTAGAAGGCcactgagttggaactaactctagggcagtggatttggtctGGGGTTAGCTTATTTCCACAATGGGTAAGTGTTCCGCTGCTAACGGAAGATTGATGGTTTGAAACTAGCAACCATTCTCTAGGAGAACGCTGTGGCAGCCTACTTCCACAAAGCCTTACACATTGGACTAAGGCTAAATaccaaaacagaaagaactctaACAGCTCAATAAGAAATTAACAAGACACCCAATTAAGAAATGGAAAATAGATATGAACACAGTTCACCAAAAAGGAAATACAAacagctaacaaacacatgaaaaaaatgctcGCGATCACTAGTCATCAGGGTGATGCAAaataaaccacaatgagataccactttataCCAACAATgctagcccaatttaaaaaaatggaaacaacaaatgctggagaggatgtggagggaTTGGAACTCATACAttgttggtggacttgtaagtacatacagccactgtggaaaatgatGTGATACTTAAAGCAACTGAGAATTGAATCACATATGATTCAGTACAATTATTaggcatataccctaaagaaatgagACAAAACACGAGTGGATGTAAACAttccatgttcatagcagcacagttcacaatagcaaaaaactggAAGCAGTCCAtatgcccaacagtggaagaatggataaagaaactctggtacatacacacaatggaatactatgcacccctaaaaaacagcgatgaaagcatgaaacacctCTTGACATGGAAGGGCCTgggaaccattatgctgagtgaaataagtcaacacAAAAAGGCAAGAATTGTGTATGAGTCAACTCCTAcaaggagaaacaccaattaaataGGTCTTAGGAACCTATTCGTGAACAAATGGGGAGAAGACTACTGACCAGCCATGAACCACAcctcacctccttttgagcactCTAAAGAGCCACCTTGGAGGCGACCTCACATTttctggggtcactccttcaagcgGGGGAGATGGGAGGACAGTTCACTTGAGGctatgcaacacacacacacacacacacacacgaatggtAAGAGATCCTTGCCGGCAAGCTAAGAGCAGAGAAAGGAGTTTTCACGTTTTTGGAGATGCTGGTAGTTCTGTTGTTGAGTATGGTGGAAGACTGGGGAGAAGCAACCTCAAATCGGGAAGGGATGCAAAACAATGACTGTGGGGAACCTAGCAGGACAATGGACCAGATTCTATGAGTGTGTTTCTACTCAATCCTCAGTGAACCATGCCATGGttcactgctgaccttggacaCTGACCATGCAGACAGCATGGCACATTGcaggggctacaccagaaggTCTTGGCAGAGAGCGCTGACTGAGTGAACAGAGCCCTGCCTCAAAGTTGCCTGCACCCTTAGACCAACGACTGGGGCACTCgaagaggggggccactggaccATGGGGTAAACCCTACcttggtgggtgtccaatggaaagggcccCACAATCACCATGTATTTAGTACCTGATGCCCCCTCGCAGTGACATGGCAGCttctgatctgttgggcaggaatATGCACTGGGAAGAACTGCTCAGGAAGTTTTCCCCTGGCCCCAATCCCCGTGCTGAGGGTACACAGAGCTCAATCGATTTGGAGCTCAAACTCTGTAGGCAGCTCACGGGCTGGGCCTCAGGGTGGGACTGTACTCGCACAGACTCCTCATACTGACAGTGTCCAGAGTGCTGTCATTGGGAACATGAAGAT belongs to Tenrec ecaudatus isolate mTenEca1 chromosome 5, mTenEca1.hap1, whole genome shotgun sequence and includes:
- the LOC142448166 gene encoding uncharacterized protein LOC142448166, with product MSKSWAPVTFEDVAVELTQEEWRHMGAAQRTLYREVMLENYSHLLSVGYCTAKPEVIFKLEQGEEPWSLKEDFTKQSYLVHQEIHLKEKLYRYELDTYFCNKQSVLSVHQQSDTGQKSLECGECRTPEYQNEQHVQHQRIHSGKKPDGCKEQRDSFGWKSRGRTPLWTKFNECHKCGKSFCWKSDASEQLESHTTQKHEDSPCREYFKNSAHKEHQMDGTEKRLYQCNECGKVLSRSSAFRTHQKIHTGDKPHKCRECGKTFSQKAHLRTHQRIHTKEKPFECTDCGKAFSQKPHLKAHQRTHTGEKPYKCNECGKGFADDSSFRVHKRIHKGERPYGCNECGKAFYMKGNLIIHLRIHTREKPFECQECGKSFYRKDHFRTHQVVHTGEKPYKCNECGRMFSLKMQLRVHQRIHTGEKPYECSKCGKAFSHRGTLTTHQRVHTGEKPYECNLCGKAFTRNDTLILHQRIHTGEKPFECNECGKMFSIKSYLILHERIHTGEKPYACHVCGKAFAQISNLKVHVNIHRVEKAHR